The Prunus persica cultivar Lovell chromosome G7, Prunus_persica_NCBIv2, whole genome shotgun sequence genome has a segment encoding these proteins:
- the LOC18771640 gene encoding GDSL esterase/lipase EXL3 yields MNFLFQKLLPSSNSSVKVFLIIIVLFLYHNAAAVTLPENETIPAVIVFGDSIVDPGNNNNIRTIVKCNFPPYGRDFIGRKPTGRFSNGRVPSDLIAESVGVKNILPAYLDPSLKVQDLLTGVSFASGGTGYDPLTPQVVSVLSLSDQLDLFKKYLSKVNAAVGEARTATILSKSIYIVCLGSDDIANTYYSTSLRRPQYDIPAYTDLMIKSASSFFQELYDLGARRIGIVSLPAIGCVPSQRTLNGGIDKGCSDNANQAASLFNSKLTAQIDAFNKRLPEARLVYIDIYHTLLSLIQNPSQYGLEVVNKGCCGTGNIEVSVLCTRYSPGTCKDPSKYLFWDSYHPTEKAYKVLVPLVFDKQVHKFF; encoded by the exons ATGAATTTTCTCTTCCAAAAACTTCTTCCTTCATCTAATTCATCTGTCAAAGTTTTCTTAATCATCATAGTTTTATTCTTGTACCATAATGCTGCTGCTGTGACACTACCCGAAAACGAAACAATTCCAGCAGTGATTGTTTTTGGAGATTCAATTGTGGATCCtggcaacaacaacaatatcaGAACTATAGTCAAATGCAATTTCCCACCATATGGCAGGGACTTCATAGGGAGAAAGCCTACTGGAAGGTTTAGCAATGGAAGAGTCCCCTCAGACTTGATAG CTGAATCGGTTGGAGTGAAGAACATTTTGCCAGCTTATCTGGATCCAAGTCTGAAGGTTCAAGACCTACTTACTGGTGTAAGTTTTGCCTCAGGGGGTACAGGATATGATCCTCTGACTCCCCAAGTAGTG TCCGTCTTATCATTATCAGATCAACTAGACCTGTTCAAAAAATACCTAAGCAAGGTAAATGCAGCAGTCGGGGAGGCGAGAACCGCGACTATACTATCAAAAAGCATATACATTGTGTGCTTAGGAAGCGATGACATTGCAAACACTTATTATTCTACATCACTGAGGAGACCTCAATATGACATTCCAGCATATACAGATCTGATGATTAAATCAGCTTCAAGTTTCTTTCAG GAACTATATGACCTGGGAGCTCGAAGGATTGGCATAGTAAGCTTGCCAGCAATTGGGTGTGTGCCATCACAAAGAACACTGAATGGAGGCATAGACAAGGGGTGCTCAGACAATGCTAACCAAGCAGCAAGCCTCTTCAACTCCAAGCTCACTGCCCAAATAGATGCCTTCAACAAGAGGCTTCCAGAAGCAAGGCTTGTCTACATTGATATCTACCACACATTGCTTTCTCtcatccaaaacccttctcaATATG GATTGGAAGTGGTGAACAAAGGCTGCTGTGGAACAGGTAATATTGAGGTCAGTGTTTTGTGTACTCGTTACTCTCCAGGTACCTGCAAGGATCCATCAAAATATCTATTCTGGGACAGTTACCATCCCACAGAGAAGGCATATAAGGTTCTTGTCCCTCTGGTTTTTGATAAGCAAGTTCATAAATTCTTCTGa
- the LOC18769287 gene encoding F-box protein At4g35930: MGKVSPKERNSKKAKQKKRRGSGNKYLKPGALAQLKHSKTSSAKSCTDLGRKRVAVLETKKVKGDMVLEDRAIDKSPLMLSPVNLVRQNSLLKTPKTPRTEDCVSESRLESLPMDLLVKVLCHLHHDQLKAVFHVSQRVRKAVLLARQFYFNYTTPDRSRQEMLNTMTPHPTEHWPFLSKGDGKGIFIRSPHTPKAPRHGPRPPSRLKVSEMRQVAAVLFQESNFPTRCMVPSVLPKPLCKSLASNRVLFYEDELCQAVAQNKLL, encoded by the exons ATGGGAAAAGTGTCTCCAAAAGAAAGGAATTCGAAGAAGGCCAAACAGAAAAAGCGACGAGGCTCAGGTAACAAGTATCTGAAGCCGGGTGCTCTTGCTCAGCTTAAGCATAGCAAGACCTCTTCAGCTAAGTCGTGCACCGATCTTGGCAGGAAGCGGGTGGCTGTCTTGGAGACCAAGAAGGTTAAGGGCGATATGGTGCTTGAAGACAGGGCTATTGATAAAAGCCCTTTGATGTTGTCGCCTGTGAATTTGGTTAGACAGAATAGTTTGTTGAAAACTCCAAAGACCCCTCGAACTGAAGATTGCGTGTCGGAGTCCCGGCTTGAATCTCTCCCCATGGATTTGCTG GTTAAAGTATTGTGTCACTTGCACCATGACCAACTGAAGGCAGTTTTTCATGTCTCTCAACGAGTTAGAAAAGCt GTTTTACTTGCAAGGCAgttctattttaattatacAACTCCAGATCGCTCTAGACAGGAGATGTTAAATACAATGACACCCCATCCGACAGAGCACTGGCCTTTTTTAAG CAAGGGAGATGGGAAAGGCATATTCATTCGAAGCCCCCATACTCCAAAAGCACCAAGGCATGGTCCCCGACCACCATCTCGCCTCAAAGTCTCGGAAATGCGGCAGGTTGCAGCAGTTCTCTTCCAGGAGTCAAACTTCCCTACAAGATGCATGGTCCCTTCTGTCTTACCAAAGCCCCTCTGCAAATCATTGGCTTCAAATAGAGTTTTGTTCTATGAGGACGAATTATGTCAGGCTGTTGCTCAGAATAAACTTCTTTAA
- the LOC18770550 gene encoding uncharacterized protein LOC18770550, with translation MAIVECIGDLPVQDPPEEEFSAADLTWTKFGTAEHHDDAALIPYDRVDEFIIGEGSNLECPTRFHIERGRKRKMGSLKEYKDDEYLEYRMYWCSFGPENYGEGGSILPSRRYRLNTRNRAARPQSMRGCTCNFVVKRLYARPSLALIIYHERRHVNKSGFVCHGPLDRDAIGPGAKTVPYICNEIQQQTMSMIYLGIPEENILEKHIEGIQRYCGSNAKVNSLASQYVHKLGMIIKRSTHELDLDDQASIRMWVERNKKSIFIYQDTSEKDSFILGIQTEWQLQQMIRFGHCSLIAADSTFGIKRLKYPLCTLLVFDSRQHALPVAWVITRSFAKPDVSKWMKALLDRARSVEPGWKINGFLIDDAAAETDPIRDIFCCPILFSLWRVRRSWLRNIVKKCNNIEVQREIFKRLGNIVYGIWGGNGTLGALEELTQEFVDQTAFMEYFKSSWVPKIEMWLSTMRSLPLASQEASGAIEAYHVKMKVKLFDDSHLGALQRVDWLVHKLTTELHSSYWLDRYADECDSFQNVKEEYIASTSWHRALQIPDSAISLDDKDHLYAKVLSQKDSSTVHLVWNPGSEFSFCDCAWSMQGNLCKHIIKVNMICESRQGYQPSMSFQSFKELLMSLLKKPMDDSVALDQSMAWTMQMFDQIRKLVEVTSSNDIGTVVNNLPLQWVSKKGRTGVGKPSTSLALPSGSIDTNRAAAARKKNRKRKRLSRLR, from the exons ATGGCTATTGTTGAATGTATAGGGGATCTTCCAGTTCAAGATCCACCAGAAGAGGAGTTCTCTGCTGCTGATTTGACTTGGACCAAATTTGGCACTGCTGAGCACCATGATGATGCAGCCCTCATTCCATATGATCGAGTGGATGAATTTATAATTGGCGAAGGCTCAAATTTAGAGTGCCCAACAAGGTTTCATattgagagaggaagaaaaagaaagatgggCAGTTTAAAGGAATACAAGGACGATGAGTATTTGGAATATAGGAT GTATTGGTGTTCTTTTGGTCCTGAAAATTATGGGGAAGGAGGAAGTATATTGCCTAGCAGAAGATATCGCCTCAACACCCGCAATCGCGCTGCTAGACCTCAATCCATGCGGGGCTGTACATGCAATTTTGTAGTGAAACGTTTGTATGCCCGTCCATCACTTGCACTAATTATATATCATGAGAGGCGCCATGTGAACAAATCTGGCTTTGTTTGCCATGGCCCACTTGACAGAGATGCGATTGGCCCCGGAGCAAAGACAGTTCCATATATCTGTAATGAGATCCAACAACAAACAATGTCAATGATCTACCTGGGCATTCCAGAAGAAAATATACTAGAGAAACACATTGAGGGGATTCAGCGATATTGTGGTTCAAATGCAAAAGTCAATAGCCTTGCTTCCCAGTACGTCCACAAACTTGGGATGATTATTAAACGCTCTACCCATGAATTGGATCTTGATGATCAAGCTAGCATCCGCATGTGGGTTGAACGCAATAAAAAATCCATATTCATATATCAGGATACTTCAGAAAAAGATTCTTTCATTCTGGGGATTCAAACAGAGTGGCAGCTGCAACAAATGATTCGTTTTGGCCATTGCAGTCTCATTGCAGCTGATTCAACATTCGGCATAAAGAGACTTAAG TATCCTTTGTGCACACTTCTTGTCTTTGACTCAAGACAACACGCACTCCCTGTCGCATGGGTCATCACACGTAGCTTTGCAAAGCCAGATGTGTCTAAATGGATGAAAGCTCTACTTGATCGAGCTCGTAGTGTTGAGCCTGGATGGAAGATCAATGGGTTTTTAATTGATGATGCAGCAGCTGAGACTGATCCCATCAG AGATATCTTTTGTTGTCCCATACTATTTTCCCTCTGGCGCGTTCGTAGATCATGGCTGAGGAATATTGTAAAGAAATGCAATAACATTGAAGTTCAGCGGGAAATTTTTAAACGTCTGGGTAACATTGTGTATGGCATTTGGGGTGGAAATGGTACCCTGGGTGCCTTAGAAGAACTAACCCAAGAATTTGTTGATCAGACGGCTTTTATGGAATATTTTAAGAGCTCTTGGGTACCTAAGATTG AAATGTGGCTTTCGACTATGAGAAGTCTTCCGCTTGCAAGCCAGGAGGCATCTGGTGCTATTGAAGCGTATCATGTGAAGATGAAAGTGAAATTATTTGATGATTCACATCTTGGAGCACTCCAAAGAGTTGATTGGTTGGTGCACAAGCTGACAACTGAGCTGCATTCAAGCTACTGGCTTGACCGTTATGCAGATGAATGtgattcttttcaaaatgttaAGGAAGAATACATTGCTTCTACATCATGGCACAGGGCACTGCAAATTCCTGATTCTGCTATTAGCTTGGATGACAAAGACCATCTCTATGCCAAGGTCTTAAGCCAGAAGGACAGCAGCACTGTGCATCTTGTGTGGAATCCTGGATCAGAATTCTCTTTCTGCGATTGTGCATGGTCAATGCAAGGAAACCTTTGCAAGCATATCATCAAAGTCAATATGATCTGTGAAAGTCGTCAGGGTTATCAACCTTCCATGTCTTTTCAGTCATTCAAAGAGTTGCTGATGAGCCTATTGAAAAAACCAATGGATGATTCAGTTGCACTTGATCAGTCGATGGCCTGGACTATGCAGATGTTCGATCAAATACGAAAGCTTGTAGAAGTGACGAGTTCTAATGACATTGGCACCGTGGTAAACAATCTGCCATTGCAGTGGGTTTCTAAGAAAGGCAGAACAGGTGTTGGAAAGCCATCAACTTCTCTGGCTCTTCCTTCTGGTTCCATTGATACAAACAGAGCTGCAGCAGCAAGGAAAAAGAACCGGAAGCGAAAAAGGTTGTCAAGATTGAGATAA
- the LOC18769486 gene encoding translation factor GUF1 homolog, chloroplastic: protein MAADLSAQSQTLLLSTTTTTPQRSHPRTTSFLPFFSLSHSKPLLHLSRTSSRPRQRLQVLCQATGTQPISQLGHDRLSKVPISRIRNFCIIAHIDHGKSTLADKLLETTGTVQKREMKEQFLDNMDLERERGITIKLQIARMRYSFKNGEPYCLNLIDTPGHVDFSYEVSRSLAACEGALLVVDASQGVEAQTLANVYLALENNLEIIPVLNKIDLPGADPDSVIKEIEEVIGLDCSNAILCSAKEGIGISEILDAIVERVPPPADTADKPLRALIFDSYYDPYRGVIVYFRVIDGKIKKGDRVYFMASGKDYFADEIGVLSPTQFQVGELYAGEVGYLSASIRSVADARVGDTITNYSRKAESSLPGYEEATPMVFCGMFPVDADQFPELRDALEKLQLNDAALKFEPETSSAMGFGFRCGFLGLLHMEIVQERLEREYNLSLITTAPSVVYKVNCVNGDIVECSNPSVLPEPGKRKSIEEPVVKIEMLTPKDYIGPLMELAQDRRAVFKEMKFIAENRASLTYELPLAEMVGDFFDQLKSRSKGYASMEYTFLGYKESDLIRLDIQINGEHVEPLATIVHKDKAYAVGRALTQKLKELIPRQMFKVPIQACIGSKVIASEALSAIRKDVLAKCYGGDISRKKKLLKKQAEGKKRMKAIGKVDVPQEAFMAVLKLEKEVL from the coding sequence ATGGCCGCAGACCTCTCTGCTCAATCTCAGACCCTCCTCCTatccacaaccaccaccaccccccAACGTTCACATCCCAGAACCACCTCCTTCTTGCCCTTcttctcactctctcactctAAACCTCTCCTTCATCTCTCCAGAACCTCCTCCAGGCCTCGGCAAAGACTCCAAGTGCTCTGTCAAGCCACTGGAACCCAACCCATTTCCCAGCTCGGCCATGACCGTCTTTCCAAGGTACCCATTTCCCGTATCAGGAACTTCTGCATAATTGCACATATTGACCATGGCAAGTCGACTTTGGCTGACAAGTTGCTGGAGACGACTGGGACTGTTCAGAAGCGTGAAATGAAGGAGCAGTTTCTTGACAACATGGActtggagagagaaagaggcaTCACCATCAAGCTACAGATTGCTCGGATGCGTTATAGTTTCAAAAATGGTGAGCCATATTGTTTAAATCTCATTGACACTCCTGGGCATGTCGATTTTTCTTATGAGGTGTCTAGGTCTCTTGCTGCTTGTGAAGGTGCTCTTCTTGTTGTTGATGCTTCACAGGGAGTTGAAGCTCAAACATTGGCCAATGTTTACTTGGCCTTGGAAAACAACTTGGAGATCATCCctgttttgaacaaaataGACCTTCCAGGAGCTGACCCAGATAGTGTAATAAAGGAGATTGAAGAGGTTATTGGGCTGGATTGTAGCAATGCAATACTCTGTTCTGCCAAGGAGGGAATTGGGATATCTGAGATTCTTGATGCAATTGTTGAGAGGGTTCCTCCACCAGCTGATACCGCTGATAAACCATTGAGAGCTTTGATTTTTGATAGTTACTATGACCCATATAGGGGTGTAATTGTGTATTTTAGGGTAATTGATGGGAAGATAAAGAAGGGTGATAGGGTTTATTTTATGGCTAGTGGGAAGGACTATTTTGCTGATGAGATTGGGGTTTTGTCTCCCACTCAGTTTCAGGTTGGAGAACTTTATGCTGGTGAGGTGGGTTATCTTTCAGCTTCTATAAGATCAGTGGCTGATGCTAGAGTTGGGGACACAATCACAAACTATAGTAGAAAGGCAGAAAGTTCATTGCCTGGTTATGAGGAAGCCACTCCAATGGTGTTCTGTGGCATGTTTCCTGTGGATGCTGATCAGTTTCCTGAGTTGAGGGATGCACTTGAGAAACTGCAGCTTAATGATGCTGCTCTGAAGTTCGAGCCCGAGACTTCAAGCGCTATGGGTTTTGGATTTAGATGTGGATTCTTGGGGCTTCTCCACATGGAAATTGTTCAGGAAAGGCTGGAGAGAGAGTACAATCTGAGCCTGATAACTACTGCCCCAAGTGTCGTATATAAAGTGAACTGTGTAAATGGTGACATTGTTGAATGTTCAAACCCATCTGTACTTCCTGAACCTGGAAAAAGGAAGTCAATTGAGGAGCCTGTTGTCAAGATTGAGATGCTTACACCAAAAGACTATATTGGTCCCCTTATGGAGCTGGCACAGGACAGAAGAGCAGTGTTTAAAGAAATGAAGTTTATTGCTGAGAATAGAGCGTCACTCACATATGAATTGCCCTTGGCTGAGATGGTAGGTGATTTTTTTGACCAGCTCAAGTCCAGAAGTAAAGGCTATGCTAGCATGGAATATACTTTTCTTGGGTACAAAGAAAGTGACCTAATAAGACTTGATATTCAAATTAATGGTGAACATGTAGAACCATTGGCAACCATTGTGCATAAGGACAAGGCATATGCTGTAGGGAGGGCTTTAACACAGAAGCTGAAGGAGCTCATACCAAGACAGATGTTTAAAGTGCCTATTCAAGCATGCATAGGTTCGAAAGTGATCGCTAGTGAAGCTTTATCAGCAATCAGAAAGGATGTTTTAGCCAAATGCTATGGTGGGGACAtttcaaggaaaaagaagttGCTTAAGAAACAGGCTgagggaaagaaaagaatgaagGCGATCGGGAAAGTCGACGTGCCTCAAGAAGCCTTCATGGCTGTGTTGAAACTTGAGAAGGAGGTATTATGA